In one Leptospiraceae bacterium genomic region, the following are encoded:
- a CDS encoding DUF1318 domain-containing protein produces the protein MRSIIFVLSLFSFISCSIKPPPITFTQSQTAAERQMIGSDKQLESDGWLISSIKTSSSGSEDWKKDAEVSLGTKEESRDFFIILRSLAYFTPEIRRLKQLGIAGEALNGHFSQNPLINILATESEYANEEGTKRVKEVIEQVNSFRDQVYMRKIHLLEKESKLPPLELEHKKNEIKLLYYNQVEEGEFYEIEKGKWIKKE, from the coding sequence ATGCGTTCTATCATCTTCGTCCTGAGTTTATTTAGTTTTATTTCCTGTTCGATAAAGCCTCCTCCCATCACTTTCACCCAGTCCCAAACTGCAGCCGAAAGACAGATGATAGGAAGTGATAAACAACTCGAATCGGATGGCTGGCTTATTTCTTCCATTAAAACTTCTTCATCCGGATCGGAAGATTGGAAGAAAGATGCAGAAGTAAGCCTCGGAACCAAAGAAGAAAGTCGAGATTTTTTTATTATCTTGCGAAGTCTGGCCTATTTTACACCAGAAATTCGGCGTTTAAAACAGTTGGGAATTGCAGGAGAAGCTCTGAACGGTCATTTTAGCCAGAATCCTCTAATAAATATTCTTGCAACTGAAAGTGAATATGCAAATGAAGAAGGAACAAAAAGAGTAAAAGAAGTCATTGAGCAGGTTAATTCTTTTCGAGATCAAGTTTATATGCGGAAAATCCATCTCTTAGAAAAGGAATCCAAACTTCCTCCTTTAGAATTGGAACATAAGAAAAATGAAATAAAACTCCTGTATTATAATCAAGTAGAAGAAGGAGAGTTTTATGAAATTGAAAAAGGAAAATGGATAAAAAAAGAGTGA
- a CDS encoding PD40 domain-containing protein — translation MSTVIAKKIFLAILLLFLIHTGNCRFLQKREKTLPLTFDYAKISTNYFSPANEDPYPLTIQRGDNLYNSTTSDGKTLFYTTNNRGNYDIWFRDLKSSIIVPVTSHPAPEYKPAISPDGTKLAFVSEQYDSEGDIFFLEMNPKKWKEAYLKGERFINTDFKNISNPNYSDPKNARRYIDTDPCWSPDGKFLAYSTESLSPGLQNIVIYELKTKKIIKQITSEGGTSPYWALDGRYISYISYKNHSNGEIYRYDLQTNTHERLTHNEYIEYSPSLSPNGNILFYTSVRNPQKKEKGKEITDNGMIIRYNVSQKKEQHLSSETFPVFDTRYSRFGCADELEQFMNPVQKQKYREECGSILFSASLYNTINVYFIPAEGSIPKQATIEEQFNFALRYQKYQSYEGVVLALDSIKLFFEEDPLYPIFKAKAEMFKAQLNENSGRHDKAKQIIEEQLKQKNQKDGFYPYALASIFHKEGKRGTLETLEQYYDSVKAEKLIPLQQKYAILELIGEEREAINKRALSIEAYARILNEFPEYYNTNTIKQKISRLKFYSEQEIIPAYYLELINNPAIKRSRLNTIQNDIEKNIWKNRNYVEVNQLIDKLNQKEELQKQCAGLHRLLIYIKAKALYEGKDFQNSLGLINSYIGVYEAKPIIDPANKASVFDRKFDFDDPLYLKSLWLRAKNYEGLGTLQGDNGEGFFNQMKFFLVNYDDTFGVEIAEEEIEKSFRYYENQARKYTNQYFETKRKLASAKNIPDKEKKIQDNLKILRSAAIHYFYNTENMFLLKSKNLYLNTLYSQYAIYYYKKMIDSAFIYGKEIREHNSKAVLDFLNTNIVGTSTNFLSKVATNTYTSKVTDKLKVLGDFRDLKIEEVLGEDALFIINQHFKEGIPRARNYLYLAAIYGYAYYLIGKAIIYEDFYNQTGMMTPNRKEKILNDLKKAELELKWAIFANPQFADAYQLLGWLYQYVDVSKTQKLYSDSVSVGEEYESEYNIHFPGRHLEENVELYRQILDFLGEAPDKKLLSDLNLNLANNYLLLNSYPKAKEHYAKVEEYGKSIIDTSRFENYRQKALFHYNYARTLLYLGNYEQSSEEFGKVADIYLNNEFYKAYALGEANPGTQSESIHYVAKKLVLINALGGLAEMEGGNFRQAIRSLRRAVSYNAEVHLIPDYSLYNFLAICYQQVEDYSTANYFVKLAIEKNTDKNEKEKTESYFWELILPRKNRVHGDSRFPGGFPPIYQYLLSKGIEIKNFEEQREYSETLKLLNEREAFIKKNELDSMPSGQSILSNTISRKAYNEYKQGEFINSAKTYKESYEYFLKKQDYKLFRIHFESYNYALFKTIEIAVIPREEAILALNENLKLLKNEKKRAISECMIPFTTTEIDLNNSKQKEKCEIEFFKEWKYYEPLMGMNYNYLGDAYSFAKEPQKAYYYYGQSFAFLKNPGRVPEDLIGLKGDLYSKKERLKLLINLARLHYKLKEDKAFIKTIQAASDFAVEFEALEEQAKINLLYADYLLQLPEDKRNYQLALSKLLESEKLILNNYTILLDTNVSFFTNLYNAIKDVRFHLKDYDSLYLYDEKLQNIILFKNLNYNKFSFENPKFQSAYSHLKTMLKKQEELEEEIGKRINKREAVAKYIEERKNFNEKVKKYVSSLAESFPEKSDFFNFTVKDDIQNKLSNKDVVLRFLTVEDHLLYWIISSRSKKRGFVDLEKGKFIIQLTEIIQSNWNSLKNFSNLIIIPDDKTVSYDFKTFPLNGKNLIDFIQIHYAFRSSHITFKPEMESLRFKDYTNITKNESLSETSLEDKLYNTDILEGNILFKSSNIYNESLKGYINLKELFQKEHKVSMLVLPSISYKKDNYQKLVSIIDIVRSSGIPLVALFDKDHTDIQEELQNKKLSIYEFPKKISLKTIGFHSIPKGNTLSYRSLRLRARLKENEGKIKEALDIFYSADSLLAETDKNSLQSQIDLARIKSKYFKKTKPFLFYEALLGKYKDNSNFRVKSLLALVKYCYTYYPSSSCKNYVAELTTAKNDAKLSLSEKKAIIASLNFYKSLDKGKLAFLEKRIELFEQFAKPGTDFLSRYELALIFFQNYIPEKAIYYAKEALKKANTPSQSKLVYSLLDEVKVNMELLELQMEGLSRNFNKESIYVHGLNRDWKKYNSELSLMDERIINSKDLYRKKVFEIWKKIETGEDYEPLYLVPDKTSTGKSMFFILDQTDKSLVFYLLKNSLSLQVENEVNQIFDLLVNSEIELGNQNIVYHMTISWASTLYSQGDYESAFKYLKTFEDKYLNYVGSEASLTEYYLLKYKLSFIKKELVLSEKDDPSSSRWFQYYQYVASFKGNEYLSYLQRVIKENANQYLDHRNTRELLDFITFLLEKSNKDQNVGGDVSTDLIFYRDRVLSINERLLGRIPKFQDLPPVEELTADIQKKIPANQTFIVVTQQGLRNRYILIRNKQAIASDILFQNGAYEDARKFKKLIFDYHRTVKETGSNLLQKEFIESLFRNAIFSKENWEKINYVYLSSYLIKTPLELHENDNFYLVQNPRTLIENRPHSLKSDFEKGFRISRYLPSKIQRPWFKHLLEVESLEVKTGGNSRSTVSISSEELRLFEEREILFGNANLLSLKSYSKRPGPWIINYSSLYNTSFITDDINYSLYYISTMFEGPGVFSIGQQNDLHQIMFLKTLTARKEIRQDLKFRYIQAMDELKKRYPQENYWNGYRLYTTSFVIP, via the coding sequence ATGAGTACTGTTATAGCAAAAAAAATCTTTTTAGCCATCCTTCTCCTTTTCTTAATCCATACAGGTAATTGTCGTTTTTTACAAAAGCGAGAAAAAACCCTTCCCCTTACTTTTGATTATGCTAAAATTTCTACGAACTATTTTTCTCCGGCGAATGAAGACCCTTACCCTCTTACCATACAAAGAGGAGATAACCTGTATAACTCCACCACTTCTGATGGAAAAACACTTTTTTATACAACCAATAACCGGGGGAATTATGATATCTGGTTTCGGGATTTAAAAAGTTCAATTATCGTTCCGGTTACTTCTCACCCGGCACCGGAATACAAACCGGCTATCAGTCCGGATGGAACCAAATTAGCTTTTGTATCCGAACAATACGATTCAGAGGGAGATATTTTCTTTTTGGAGATGAACCCTAAAAAATGGAAAGAAGCCTATTTGAAAGGAGAACGTTTTATTAATACAGATTTTAAAAATATTAGTAATCCGAATTACTCTGATCCAAAAAATGCCAGGCGATATATTGACACAGATCCCTGCTGGTCTCCTGATGGAAAATTCCTGGCTTATTCCACAGAGAGCCTTAGTCCGGGACTTCAAAATATTGTTATCTATGAACTGAAAACCAAAAAAATCATTAAACAAATCACCTCTGAAGGTGGTACCTCTCCATATTGGGCCCTGGATGGCAGGTATATAAGTTATATCTCTTACAAAAACCATTCGAATGGAGAAATCTATCGATACGATTTGCAGACCAATACGCATGAACGATTAACCCATAACGAGTATATCGAATATTCTCCTTCCTTATCTCCCAATGGAAACATTTTGTTTTATACCTCCGTACGAAATCCGCAAAAAAAAGAAAAAGGTAAAGAGATAACAGATAATGGAATGATTATTCGATACAATGTATCTCAGAAAAAGGAACAACACCTGAGTTCGGAAACCTTTCCCGTTTTTGATACTCGCTATTCCCGTTTTGGCTGTGCTGATGAACTTGAACAGTTTATGAACCCGGTTCAAAAACAGAAGTACAGGGAAGAATGCGGAAGTATCCTTTTTTCAGCCTCTCTTTATAATACAATCAATGTTTATTTTATCCCGGCAGAAGGCTCTATCCCCAAACAAGCAACAATAGAAGAACAATTCAATTTTGCACTACGTTATCAAAAGTATCAGAGTTATGAAGGAGTTGTTCTGGCTCTGGATTCTATTAAACTCTTCTTTGAGGAGGATCCCCTATATCCTATTTTTAAAGCTAAGGCCGAAATGTTTAAAGCCCAATTAAATGAAAACTCAGGTCGACATGATAAAGCGAAACAAATTATAGAAGAGCAGTTGAAGCAAAAGAATCAGAAAGATGGTTTTTATCCCTATGCCCTGGCCAGTATTTTTCATAAAGAGGGAAAACGAGGAACTCTTGAAACCTTAGAGCAATATTATGATTCCGTAAAAGCTGAGAAGCTTATCCCTCTACAGCAAAAGTATGCAATACTGGAATTGATAGGAGAGGAAAGAGAAGCAATCAATAAAAGGGCTTTGAGTATTGAAGCTTATGCCCGGATTTTGAATGAATTTCCGGAGTATTATAACACAAATACTATCAAACAAAAAATTAGCCGTTTGAAATTTTACTCTGAACAGGAGATAATTCCCGCCTATTACCTGGAGCTTATTAATAACCCGGCGATTAAGCGTTCCAGACTAAACACAATTCAAAATGATATAGAAAAAAACATCTGGAAGAATCGAAACTATGTAGAAGTTAATCAACTAATAGATAAACTGAATCAAAAAGAAGAGTTACAAAAACAATGCGCCGGGCTTCACAGACTACTTATATACATAAAGGCAAAAGCCTTATATGAGGGTAAAGATTTTCAAAATAGCCTGGGTTTAATAAATTCTTATATAGGAGTTTATGAAGCAAAGCCAATTATAGACCCTGCGAATAAGGCTTCTGTGTTCGATCGGAAGTTCGATTTTGATGATCCGCTTTATTTGAAAAGCCTCTGGCTTCGTGCAAAAAATTACGAGGGACTCGGTACCTTACAGGGCGATAATGGAGAGGGCTTTTTTAACCAGATGAAATTTTTTCTTGTGAATTATGACGATACATTTGGTGTTGAAATCGCCGAGGAAGAAATTGAGAAGAGTTTTCGCTATTATGAAAACCAGGCCAGAAAATACACCAACCAATATTTTGAGACAAAAAGAAAATTGGCTTCCGCAAAAAATATCCCCGATAAAGAAAAAAAGATTCAGGATAATCTGAAAATTCTGAGGTCTGCTGCCATTCACTATTTTTATAATACTGAAAATATGTTTCTTTTAAAATCTAAAAACTTATATCTGAATACTTTATATTCTCAATATGCGATATATTATTATAAGAAAATGATAGACTCTGCCTTTATTTATGGAAAAGAAATACGGGAACATAATAGTAAAGCCGTTCTGGATTTTTTAAATACAAATATCGTAGGGACTTCCACAAACTTTCTTTCTAAAGTAGCTACCAATACCTATACATCAAAAGTTACAGATAAACTTAAAGTACTCGGGGATTTTCGAGATTTAAAAATAGAAGAAGTACTGGGAGAAGACGCCTTATTTATCATCAATCAACATTTTAAAGAGGGAATTCCCAGAGCCAGGAATTATTTGTATCTCGCTGCTATCTACGGCTATGCCTATTATCTCATAGGAAAAGCCATTATTTATGAAGATTTTTATAATCAAACGGGTATGATGACCCCGAACCGTAAAGAAAAAATTCTGAATGATTTAAAAAAAGCCGAATTAGAATTGAAGTGGGCTATTTTTGCAAATCCTCAGTTTGCCGATGCCTACCAATTACTCGGCTGGCTATATCAGTATGTTGATGTTTCCAAAACACAAAAGCTTTATTCAGATTCTGTAAGTGTAGGAGAAGAATATGAATCCGAATATAATATTCACTTTCCCGGTAGACACCTTGAAGAAAATGTGGAACTATACAGACAGATCCTGGATTTTTTAGGAGAAGCTCCTGACAAGAAACTATTATCCGACTTAAATTTGAACCTGGCAAATAATTATCTTTTGTTAAATAGTTATCCGAAAGCAAAAGAACACTACGCGAAAGTAGAAGAATATGGTAAAAGCATTATAGACACCTCCCGTTTTGAAAACTATCGCCAAAAAGCTCTATTCCATTATAACTACGCAAGAACCCTGCTATACCTCGGAAATTACGAACAGTCCTCGGAGGAATTCGGTAAAGTTGCTGATATCTATTTAAATAATGAATTTTATAAAGCGTATGCACTTGGAGAAGCAAATCCCGGAACTCAATCGGAAAGCATTCATTACGTAGCAAAGAAGTTGGTCTTGATAAATGCACTTGGTGGTTTAGCAGAAATGGAAGGTGGAAACTTCCGACAGGCCATACGTTCCTTAAGAAGAGCTGTTTCGTATAATGCTGAAGTTCATCTCATCCCTGATTATTCTTTATATAATTTTTTAGCTATTTGCTATCAACAGGTAGAAGATTACAGCACTGCAAATTATTTTGTTAAACTGGCGATAGAAAAAAATACAGATAAAAATGAGAAAGAAAAAACAGAAAGTTACTTTTGGGAATTGATTCTGCCCAGAAAAAATAGGGTGCATGGTGATAGTCGTTTTCCGGGAGGTTTTCCGCCGATTTATCAGTATCTTCTGTCTAAAGGAATCGAGATTAAGAATTTTGAAGAACAAAGAGAATATTCAGAAACTCTTAAACTCTTAAATGAAAGGGAAGCCTTTATTAAAAAAAATGAACTCGATAGTATGCCCAGCGGTCAGAGTATTCTTTCTAATACGATTTCCAGAAAAGCCTACAATGAGTATAAGCAGGGAGAATTTATTAACTCCGCCAAAACCTATAAGGAATCTTATGAGTATTTTTTAAAAAAACAGGATTATAAATTATTCAGAATTCATTTTGAAAGCTATAATTATGCTTTGTTCAAAACTATAGAAATTGCAGTTATTCCCAGGGAAGAAGCCATCCTGGCATTAAATGAAAATTTAAAACTTCTAAAAAATGAAAAAAAGAGAGCCATATCAGAGTGTATGATTCCTTTTACAACTACGGAAATAGATCTAAACAACTCTAAACAAAAAGAAAAGTGTGAAATTGAGTTTTTTAAGGAATGGAAATATTATGAACCCCTAATGGGTATGAACTATAACTATCTCGGTGATGCCTACTCCTTTGCAAAAGAACCACAAAAAGCATACTATTATTACGGACAGAGTTTCGCTTTTCTGAAAAATCCGGGTAGAGTTCCGGAAGATCTCATAGGTTTAAAAGGAGATCTATATTCAAAAAAAGAACGCCTGAAACTTCTGATTAACCTGGCAAGGTTGCATTATAAATTAAAAGAAGATAAAGCTTTTATTAAAACCATCCAGGCAGCATCTGACTTTGCAGTAGAATTTGAAGCATTAGAAGAACAGGCTAAGATTAACCTCTTATATGCAGATTATCTTTTACAGCTTCCGGAAGATAAACGTAACTATCAATTAGCTTTATCCAAACTTTTGGAGTCCGAAAAGTTAATTTTAAATAACTATACAATTTTACTTGATACGAATGTATCTTTTTTTACAAATCTTTACAATGCTATTAAAGACGTTAGGTTTCACTTAAAAGATTATGATTCACTTTATTTATATGATGAAAAACTTCAAAATATCATCCTTTTTAAGAATTTAAACTATAACAAATTTTCCTTCGAAAATCCAAAATTTCAGTCTGCTTATTCCCATTTAAAAACTATGCTAAAAAAACAGGAGGAACTGGAAGAAGAAATCGGTAAGCGAATTAATAAAAGAGAAGCAGTAGCCAAATACATAGAAGAACGAAAAAATTTCAATGAAAAGGTAAAGAAATACGTTTCTTCTCTTGCTGAATCCTTTCCTGAAAAAAGTGACTTCTTTAATTTCACAGTTAAGGATGATATACAAAATAAACTTTCCAATAAAGATGTTGTTTTACGTTTTTTGACAGTTGAAGACCATCTTTTATACTGGATAATCTCTTCCAGATCGAAGAAAAGGGGCTTTGTTGATTTAGAAAAAGGTAAATTTATTATACAATTAACCGAGATCATTCAATCGAATTGGAATAGTTTGAAAAATTTTTCCAACCTTATTATTATTCCTGACGACAAAACTGTTTCTTATGACTTCAAAACATTTCCCTTAAACGGAAAAAATTTAATTGATTTTATTCAGATACATTATGCTTTTCGTAGTTCTCATATAACCTTTAAACCAGAAATGGAATCTCTTCGTTTTAAAGATTATACCAATATAACAAAGAACGAATCTCTCAGTGAAACTTCTTTAGAGGATAAACTTTACAATACAGATATACTTGAAGGTAATATTCTTTTTAAAAGTAGTAATATTTACAATGAATCTTTAAAAGGTTATATAAACTTAAAAGAACTATTTCAAAAGGAACATAAGGTTTCGATGTTAGTTCTTCCATCGATTTCTTATAAAAAAGATAACTATCAAAAATTAGTCTCTATAATTGATATTGTCCGCTCCTCAGGAATTCCTCTTGTTGCTCTCTTTGATAAGGATCATACCGATATTCAAGAAGAACTTCAAAATAAAAAATTATCTATATATGAGTTTCCTAAAAAAATATCACTTAAAACAATCGGTTTTCATTCTATTCCGAAAGGAAATACTCTCTCCTACAGAAGTTTGAGACTTAGAGCGAGATTAAAAGAAAATGAAGGAAAAATAAAAGAAGCTCTCGATATATTTTATTCTGCTGATTCCCTTTTAGCCGAGACAGATAAAAATAGTTTACAATCACAAATTGATCTGGCGAGAATCAAATCAAAATATTTCAAGAAAACTAAACCTTTTTTATTTTATGAAGCATTACTTGGAAAATATAAAGACAATAGTAATTTCCGCGTAAAAAGTCTCTTAGCTCTTGTAAAGTATTGTTATACATATTACCCCAGTTCTTCTTGTAAGAACTATGTAGCTGAGCTTACAACTGCTAAAAACGATGCAAAACTTAGTTTAAGTGAAAAGAAAGCAATCATTGCCAGTTTAAATTTTTATAAGAGTCTTGATAAAGGGAAATTAGCTTTTCTAGAAAAGCGGATTGAGCTATTTGAACAATTTGCGAAACCCGGCACTGACTTTTTATCACGGTACGAATTGGCTCTTATCTTTTTTCAAAATTATATACCTGAGAAAGCCATTTATTATGCAAAAGAAGCTTTAAAAAAAGCAAATACTCCTTCACAGAGTAAATTGGTCTACTCCCTTCTCGATGAAGTGAAAGTCAATATGGAACTCTTAGAGCTTCAAATGGAAGGTCTATCTCGAAATTTCAATAAAGAGAGTATATATGTTCATGGTCTAAATAGGGATTGGAAAAAGTATAATTCTGAATTGTCTTTAATGGATGAAAGAATCATAAATTCAAAAGATCTATATAGAAAAAAAGTTTTCGAAATTTGGAAAAAAATAGAAACCGGAGAAGATTATGAACCCTTATATCTTGTTCCGGATAAAACCTCTACAGGTAAATCTATGTTTTTTATTCTGGATCAAACAGATAAAAGTCTGGTCTTTTACCTTTTAAAAAACTCTCTCTCACTGCAGGTAGAGAATGAAGTAAACCAAATCTTTGATTTATTAGTGAATTCAGAAATCGAATTGGGAAATCAAAATATAGTATATCACATGACAATTTCCTGGGCATCAACTCTATATTCCCAGGGAGACTATGAATCCGCTTTTAAATACCTAAAAACATTTGAGGATAAGTACCTAAACTATGTAGGCAGTGAGGCAAGTCTAACAGAATATTATCTTCTGAAATATAAGCTTTCTTTTATAAAGAAAGAACTTGTCCTCTCAGAGAAAGACGATCCGTCTTCATCTCGCTGGTTTCAATACTATCAGTATGTTGCTTCTTTTAAAGGTAATGAATATTTATCTTACCTTCAAAGAGTAATCAAAGAAAACGCAAATCAATATCTGGATCATAGAAATACGAGAGAACTGTTAGATTTCATTACCTTTTTATTAGAAAAGTCAAATAAAGATCAAAATGTTGGAGGAGATGTTTCTACAGATCTTATCTTCTATCGAGATAGGGTTTTATCTATTAATGAAAGACTTTTAGGTAGAATTCCTAAATTTCAGGATTTACCTCCGGTGGAAGAATTAACAGCAGACATACAGAAGAAGATTCCGGCTAATCAAACCTTTATAGTAGTAACCCAGCAGGGTTTACGTAATCGCTACATTCTTATTCGCAATAAACAGGCAATTGCTTCTGATATTTTATTTCAAAATGGTGCTTATGAGGATGCCAGGAAATTCAAAAAACTTATTTTTGATTATCACCGAACCGTAAAAGAAACCGGTAGCAATTTGTTGCAGAAAGAGTTTATAGAAAGTCTTTTTCGGAATGCGATTTTTTCTAAGGAGAACTGGGAGAAAATTAATTATGTATATTTGAGCTCTTACCTGATAAAAACTCCTCTGGAATTGCATGAAAATGACAACTTTTACCTGGTTCAAAATCCGAGAACTCTTATCGAAAATCGACCGCACTCCCTAAAAAGTGATTTTGAGAAGGGATTCAGGATAAGCAGGTATTTACCTTCAAAAATACAAAGACCCTGGTTTAAGCATCTTCTGGAAGTAGAAAGCCTCGAAGTCAAAACCGGCGGAAATTCCCGTAGTACTGTCAGCATTTCTTCTGAGGAGTTACGACTATTTGAAGAAAGAGAAATATTATTTGGTAATGCAAACCTTCTTAGCCTGAAGTCTTATTCTAAACGCCCCGGTCCCTGGATAATCAACTATTCCAGTTTATATAATACTTCCTTTATAACTGACGATATTAATTATTCCTTATATTATATTAGCACTATGTTTGAAGGACCCGGTGTATTTTCTATAGGGCAACAAAATGACCTGCACCAAATTATGTTTTTAAAAACATTAACGGCAAGAAAAGAAATTCGGCAGGATTTGAAGTTTCGGTATATCCAGGCTATGGATGAATTAAAAAAACGTTACCCTCAGGAGAACTATTGGAATGGATACAGGTTGTATACTACATCTTTTGTTATTCCCTAA
- a CDS encoding crossover junction endodeoxyribonuclease RuvC, with product MKILGIDPGSHRLGYAILEQGKKNTRPLILEYGVLEVKANTPSPENLLILKNGLSRLIQKFEPELASIEKLFFHKNAKTAVNVYEARGVVLLQLHEAGIKILQPTVSQIKKGITGKGTASKKDLKSALEFILGEKLENIDDSWDAIAAAFVGLSMDR from the coding sequence TTGAAAATTCTTGGAATCGATCCGGGTTCGCATCGCCTGGGCTATGCGATACTGGAACAGGGCAAAAAAAACACGAGACCCCTTATTTTAGAATACGGGGTTCTTGAGGTAAAAGCAAATACGCCCTCTCCCGAAAATTTACTCATATTAAAGAATGGCCTGTCCCGGCTGATTCAAAAATTCGAACCTGAACTTGCTTCTATAGAAAAACTGTTCTTTCATAAGAACGCAAAAACGGCAGTAAATGTTTACGAAGCAAGAGGGGTTGTCCTTTTACAGCTTCATGAGGCAGGAATTAAGATTCTCCAGCCAACCGTAAGCCAGATAAAAAAAGGAATTACCGGAAAGGGAACAGCATCCAAAAAAGATTTAAAATCAGCCCTCGAATTCATACTCGGAGAAAAACTGGAAAATATAGATGATTCCTGGGATGCAATAGCAGCTGCGTTTGTAGGTCTTTCTATGGATCGATAA
- a CDS encoding aminopeptidase produces the protein MPIKKKYIFLFFSFLLLLSLNRCISYLFHLGKEQARILHSRVPIAEILQKQDLDEKKKKGLELSQKARQFAVKRLGLNSEGGFLYYVELDREEIGWHVTASYPLEFKSYTWWFPIVGSVPYKGYFFKELAETEEAELKKKGLDTRLRITAGYSTLGWFSDPVFSSQLRASEDEIIALVFHEMAHATVYFDGDARFNESYASFVEEEGTRLYYVEESSEESAKILLERQKKQKERDRLIKLLQEYALKLDATYKTDLSNLEKEKNKKRIITEFKEKVIQILEPEGERLQKFRERELNNEDFIGVLRYHSGNDFFQDEFKKVGKNFSRFHENMRKLKSLSIKERAKLLGVPEGIIDP, from the coding sequence ATGCCAATTAAAAAAAAATATATATTTCTTTTCTTTAGTTTTTTACTTCTTCTCAGCCTGAATCGCTGTATCTCATATTTATTTCACCTCGGAAAAGAGCAGGCTCGAATATTACACTCGAGGGTTCCTATTGCGGAGATTCTCCAAAAACAAGATCTGGATGAGAAAAAGAAGAAGGGTCTTGAGTTAAGTCAAAAAGCAAGGCAGTTTGCAGTTAAAAGACTCGGACTTAATTCGGAAGGGGGATTTCTTTACTATGTTGAGTTGGACAGGGAAGAAATTGGCTGGCATGTAACCGCTTCCTATCCGCTGGAGTTTAAATCGTATACCTGGTGGTTTCCTATAGTGGGGTCCGTGCCGTATAAGGGGTATTTTTTCAAGGAATTGGCTGAAACAGAAGAAGCTGAGCTGAAAAAGAAAGGTCTGGATACCCGGCTTCGAATTACTGCGGGCTATTCTACCCTGGGCTGGTTTTCTGATCCTGTTTTTTCAAGCCAGCTTCGAGCTTCTGAAGACGAAATAATTGCCCTCGTGTTTCATGAAATGGCACATGCTACCGTTTATTTTGATGGAGATGCCCGTTTTAATGAATCCTATGCCTCTTTTGTGGAGGAGGAAGGGACCAGGTTATATTATGTAGAAGAAAGTTCGGAAGAGTCTGCTAAGATATTACTGGAAAGGCAGAAAAAACAAAAAGAAAGGGATAGGCTCATAAAGCTTTTACAGGAATACGCTCTAAAGCTGGATGCTACCTATAAAACCGATCTTTCCAATTTAGAAAAAGAGAAAAATAAAAAGAGAATTATTACAGAATTTAAAGAAAAGGTAATCCAGATTCTTGAACCGGAAGGAGAGAGATTGCAAAAGTTCCGAGAGAGAGAATTGAATAATGAGGACTTTATAGGAGTTTTACGCTATCACTCCGGAAACGACTTTTTTCAAGATGAGTTTAAAAAAGTGGGAAAAAATTTTTCGCGTTTCCATGAAAATATGAGAAAGCTGAAAAGTTTATCCATAAAAGAAAGAGCAAAACTTTTAGGAGTTCCGGAAGGTATTATCGATCCATAG
- a CDS encoding DinB family protein, with translation MDFPLRNAETKEELIALNRDIQKQIGDFFKSLPEEQFFSHAYGGWSAAENMIHISFTTNVLGIALRLPVFLFQLFFGKYEKISSREMLELKDEYFLELAKVKDSGIYTPKHEKYPGNPKKRREHLLEDWDKSMEGLIEGVQTWELKDMLNCSMPHPVMDKVTIKEMIYLSLLHSIHHSKIMEKKIFK, from the coding sequence TTGGACTTTCCACTCAGAAATGCAGAAACAAAAGAAGAGCTTATAGCTTTAAATCGGGATATCCAGAAACAAATTGGAGATTTCTTCAAGAGTCTTCCTGAAGAGCAATTTTTTAGTCATGCTTATGGAGGTTGGTCTGCTGCTGAAAATATGATTCATATTTCCTTTACTACAAATGTTTTAGGTATTGCTCTTCGATTGCCTGTTTTTTTATTTCAACTTTTTTTTGGGAAATACGAGAAGATAAGTTCAAGAGAAATGCTGGAATTAAAGGACGAATATTTCCTGGAGTTAGCTAAGGTCAAAGATTCCGGTATCTACACACCCAAACATGAGAAATACCCGGGTAACCCGAAAAAAAGGCGAGAGCATTTGTTAGAAGACTGGGACAAATCTATGGAGGGACTTATAGAAGGAGTCCAAACCTGGGAACTTAAAGATATGCTTAACTGTAGTATGCCCCACCCGGTAATGGATAAGGTAACGATCAAAGAAATGATTTATCTCTCCCTATTACATTCCATTCATCATAGCAAAATCATGGAAAAAAAGATATTTAAGTAA